A region from the Treponema pallidum subsp. pallidum str. Nichols genome encodes:
- a CDS encoding HAD family hydrolase: MGKPRFRAVAFDIDGTLYPGWRLALRVMPFMIRNARLMRAFRAVRQELRREQRTALIPFEDFFFAQATRIAPRVGLSAEEVRAFLDTALYRGWRRHFLHIKPFPHVLSSVLELRRHGLKIALLSDFPPSQKGCLWGVRALCDVTLGTEEIGSLKPSPRAFYALAQRLNLRCEEILYVGNSVHDVEGAHAAGMRIACVRRPFTSLRVRRSADWLFSDYRTLCAYVIA, encoded by the coding sequence ATGGGGAAGCCGAGGTTTCGTGCAGTGGCCTTTGACATTGATGGGACACTGTACCCTGGATGGCGCCTTGCACTGCGTGTTATGCCCTTTATGATTCGCAATGCGCGCTTGATGCGTGCGTTCCGTGCGGTGCGTCAGGAGCTACGTCGTGAGCAACGTACGGCACTTATTCCTTTTGAAGACTTTTTTTTTGCGCAAGCTACGCGCATCGCGCCGCGCGTGGGTTTATCTGCAGAAGAAGTGCGAGCCTTCCTCGACACAGCGCTGTATCGGGGGTGGAGGCGTCACTTTTTACATATAAAGCCATTTCCTCACGTGCTTTCCTCGGTGTTGGAGCTGAGGCGGCATGGGCTGAAGATAGCGCTTTTGTCGGATTTTCCTCCGAGTCAGAAAGGCTGTCTATGGGGGGTGCGCGCGTTGTGCGATGTAACGTTGGGCACAGAGGAGATTGGGTCCCTCAAGCCTTCTCCCCGGGCCTTTTACGCGCTGGCGCAGAGACTGAATCTGCGCTGTGAAGAAATTCTTTACGTGGGGAACAGTGTTCATGACGTGGAAGGCGCGCACGCAGCAGGTATGAGGATTGCCTGTGTGCGCAGGCCCTTTACGAGTCTTCGCGTTCGGCGCAGCGCGGACTGGCTCTTTTCCGACTATCGCACATTGTGCGCATATGTGATAGCATGA
- a CDS encoding SpiroCoCo family coiled-coil protein: MEYFLTVVIACAISLVMVAFSRQLDKGNRSLEKVKRYADYIKEDLESFSAEKIAMLKDAAIELNVKQEQAIASVKKMDHLYDQFMKKSTALAAANMAVEKIHREVQASEKDVCTLREQVAVAQGLIAEVNKESSFVDSLSKRVAAAKTQLQQVSAAIPDMQNAFTRENTALLHRVRDGVLADVHKELAVLQTRLEKAQGESQSLFEVSAVKLRELYEGAFSEATVRAQVLEENGFGQLKVQAENRLLQLQEEFEGSLLSLQQHVMQRVEQTDQHIQDCASQWSVRAQTCESDLSIRLADVTACVDESVAQLKEQITTQEREVRAHLEGIEQSLSGAESGLRERVHKSVTSFHENLNKIAEASDAQLQQYRKEMDGRCSKFDRELEGIDVLESQLQLARERTEQKVREEFEAYAQDRERKQLAFEAQLQHSMDTVEHRMKQLNDELRELKASAYANASEKLQSVEDNFFEVLTKRSDSLHARFSEWSEGIEGRLTQLALESESARKDLEDTYRKELHTRLKDFVEEYKGQCTKLGEQILAIESNVKQHMRANDDLFQRHTEKFTIDVAALHDKAHNLIERELEAVRQRLRDSLHVHSSMIETEVRDMNVLVQEIKQEAQGGCGSVKRDIEAWKAHTDKQFADAKQLFEGKIAHLVNLSERAIENLSARYDMQYEDFSQKNGESLQSLRDEIGKMCDTMRTVKEELGGYVNTVTGQLHADGRRESEALHKTVKEARAQVDRTLQETRDLVQDLRAEFGEAQVGLLTKLQGESDRFSQVLQEIERKQHEFIGQTRIFDRADELRENLEKDIERLTETVTRFEVYREAMDKLSLQYEKVKHFGEEAEQRVEKFMQERKNIDLLEGEFSKLAALSDAMDKKIVELTLANDDLQRYQVQIRKVKEGLGDISTRYERLDKKGAVLDQTVQDVDRAFENLKELEKTLKNFRGELETVDPQLQRVRAEIAVLLDNQEKAERVRSRIECADALLGEMESRIEKIQHAREWLAGTETRLQEISKVSEGQLRLLGDLMRQDPANKIPGAGAPPLATRQNVVKLHKSGWSDDAIAHALKISKGEVQLILELPDMDSF, from the coding sequence ATGGAGTACTTTCTGACGGTTGTCATTGCCTGCGCGATTTCCCTCGTGATGGTTGCGTTCTCCCGCCAGCTGGACAAGGGTAACCGTTCTCTTGAAAAGGTCAAGCGCTACGCGGACTACATAAAGGAAGATCTTGAGTCATTCAGCGCAGAGAAGATTGCGATGCTCAAGGATGCGGCCATCGAGTTAAATGTAAAGCAAGAGCAGGCGATTGCCTCAGTGAAAAAAATGGATCACCTCTACGACCAGTTTATGAAGAAGTCTACTGCGCTTGCGGCTGCAAACATGGCGGTGGAGAAAATCCACAGGGAGGTTCAGGCATCAGAGAAGGACGTCTGTACACTCAGGGAACAGGTTGCCGTGGCGCAGGGTCTGATTGCTGAGGTTAATAAGGAGTCTTCTTTCGTCGACTCGCTGAGTAAACGCGTTGCGGCTGCAAAGACGCAGCTGCAGCAAGTGTCCGCTGCGATTCCTGATATGCAAAATGCATTTACGCGCGAGAATACCGCGCTTCTCCACCGGGTGCGAGATGGAGTACTTGCAGACGTACATAAGGAATTAGCGGTGTTGCAAACAAGGCTGGAAAAAGCGCAGGGGGAAAGCCAGTCTCTTTTTGAAGTTTCTGCAGTTAAATTGCGTGAGTTGTATGAAGGGGCATTTTCTGAAGCAACTGTGCGTGCACAGGTGCTGGAAGAAAATGGATTCGGTCAGTTGAAAGTACAGGCGGAAAATCGCCTTCTCCAGTTGCAGGAGGAGTTTGAAGGGAGCCTCCTTTCTTTGCAGCAGCACGTTATGCAGCGTGTCGAACAAACGGACCAGCACATCCAGGATTGTGCATCCCAGTGGTCTGTTCGGGCGCAGACATGTGAGTCTGATTTGAGTATACGTCTTGCGGACGTTACGGCGTGTGTGGATGAAAGCGTGGCGCAACTGAAGGAACAGATTACTACACAGGAGCGTGAGGTGCGTGCGCACCTGGAAGGGATCGAACAGTCGCTTTCAGGAGCAGAATCCGGTTTACGCGAGCGCGTGCACAAGAGTGTGACAAGTTTTCACGAAAACTTAAATAAGATTGCAGAGGCTTCTGATGCGCAGTTACAGCAGTACAGGAAGGAGATGGATGGACGCTGTAGCAAGTTTGACAGAGAGCTTGAGGGTATTGATGTCCTTGAGTCTCAGTTGCAGCTTGCGCGTGAGCGTACAGAACAGAAGGTGCGCGAAGAATTTGAAGCGTATGCGCAGGATCGTGAGCGGAAGCAGTTAGCGTTTGAGGCACAGTTGCAGCACAGTATGGATACGGTTGAGCACCGTATGAAGCAGCTGAATGACGAGCTGCGTGAGCTGAAGGCAAGTGCGTATGCAAATGCATCCGAGAAACTGCAGTCGGTGGAGGATAACTTTTTTGAGGTACTTACCAAGCGCAGCGACTCGTTGCACGCGCGCTTTTCCGAGTGGAGTGAAGGGATTGAGGGTCGTTTGACGCAACTTGCTCTAGAGAGTGAGTCTGCGCGAAAGGATCTTGAGGATACGTACCGCAAAGAGTTGCACACGCGGCTCAAGGATTTTGTGGAAGAATACAAGGGGCAGTGTACAAAACTGGGAGAGCAAATCCTCGCGATTGAATCAAACGTGAAGCAGCACATGCGCGCAAACGATGACCTGTTTCAACGGCACACGGAGAAATTTACCATAGATGTCGCGGCCTTGCACGATAAGGCGCATAATCTCATTGAGAGAGAATTGGAAGCAGTGCGGCAACGCCTGCGTGACTCTTTGCATGTTCACTCAAGTATGATTGAAACCGAAGTTCGGGATATGAATGTGCTCGTGCAGGAGATAAAGCAGGAGGCGCAGGGGGGCTGTGGGTCGGTCAAACGGGATATCGAGGCATGGAAGGCACACACCGACAAGCAGTTTGCGGATGCAAAGCAGTTGTTTGAAGGAAAAATTGCGCATTTGGTGAATCTTTCTGAGCGGGCGATTGAAAACCTGAGTGCGCGCTATGATATGCAGTATGAAGATTTTTCTCAGAAGAATGGTGAGTCTTTGCAAAGTCTGCGTGATGAAATAGGCAAGATGTGTGACACGATGCGGACGGTCAAAGAGGAACTGGGTGGCTATGTAAATACTGTGACAGGACAGCTCCATGCAGATGGTCGGCGCGAAAGTGAGGCACTGCACAAGACAGTAAAAGAAGCACGTGCTCAGGTGGACCGCACCTTGCAGGAGACACGAGACCTTGTGCAGGATTTGCGCGCGGAGTTTGGGGAGGCGCAGGTAGGTCTTCTCACTAAATTACAGGGAGAAAGTGACCGCTTTTCGCAAGTGCTGCAGGAGATTGAACGTAAACAGCATGAGTTTATCGGCCAGACTCGTATTTTTGATCGGGCGGACGAGTTGCGGGAGAATCTTGAAAAGGATATCGAGCGGCTGACTGAGACGGTGACCCGTTTCGAAGTGTATCGAGAGGCGATGGATAAGCTTAGTCTCCAGTATGAAAAAGTGAAACACTTTGGAGAGGAGGCGGAGCAGCGTGTTGAGAAGTTTATGCAGGAGCGAAAGAATATTGATCTTTTGGAGGGAGAGTTTTCAAAGCTTGCTGCTCTTTCTGATGCTATGGACAAGAAGATTGTTGAGCTCACGTTAGCGAATGACGATCTGCAGCGCTATCAGGTGCAAATTCGAAAGGTCAAAGAAGGGCTTGGCGATATCAGTACGCGTTATGAGCGTTTGGATAAGAAAGGTGCGGTGTTGGATCAGACGGTGCAGGACGTGGATAGAGCGTTTGAAAACTTGAAGGAACTTGAAAAGACGCTTAAAAATTTTAGGGGAGAATTGGAGACAGTAGATCCTCAATTGCAGCGTGTGCGTGCAGAAATTGCCGTATTGTTGGATAACCAGGAAAAGGCAGAGCGTGTGCGCTCGCGCATAGAGTGCGCAGATGCGCTGCTGGGAGAAATGGAAAGTCGTATTGAAAAGATACAGCATGCGCGTGAGTGGCTTGCGGGTACTGAAACTCGTCTGCAAGAAATTTCTAAGGTGTCTGAGGGGCAGTTGCGCTTGCTGGGTGATTTGATGCGTCAGGATCCAGCAAACAAAATACCCGGTGCGGGAGCGCCGCCCCTGGCTACACGTCAGAATGTGGTGAAGCTGCACAAAAGTGGCTGGTCTGACGACGCTATTGCGCACGCACTGAAGATTTCTAAGGGTGAAGTCCAGCTGATTTTAGAGTTGCCCGATATGGATTCGTTTTGA
- the secF gene encoding protein translocase subunit SecF produces MRQVVRFSLLFLPCAILSVVLIGAGVLRWALWGMSFGIDFQSGLIERLRIAPPAFSLVYTGTQSMQFFQDEQKVVFTVSSPGVLGERYEFLYTEYPTLRAFSEGAKKVEHLSVTLHAPETVYMRDTFSGAEGSTLSSASCFVHYFSEDVRAPGVEELRRVLKDVPSAVVQQVGVRAEHTFQVRVAAETAFPSSLLPEQGGTALAQSDAPDLVTPQGAVESVVYAALVRAYGADHVVRLAMDFVGSRFSHLLVRQALLLVLGALVLIFLYVALRFRWFFALGAIVALVHDACIMVSFMVWFGLEFNSASIAAILTIIGYSINDTVVVFDRVRQTILLDPIASVTTVLDRSQTDMLTRTVVTTVTTLLAALMLYVFTEGGSRDFSLALMVGMVSGVYSTIYIAGGCIALISRGKSGGQLLGL; encoded by the coding sequence ATGAGACAGGTGGTGCGTTTCAGTTTGCTGTTCCTGCCATGCGCGATACTCAGTGTAGTTCTCATTGGTGCGGGAGTGCTCCGTTGGGCATTGTGGGGGATGAGCTTTGGTATCGACTTTCAGTCTGGTTTGATTGAACGGCTGAGGATAGCACCTCCTGCTTTCTCTCTCGTGTACACCGGAACGCAGTCGATGCAGTTTTTTCAGGATGAACAGAAGGTTGTGTTTACTGTCTCTTCGCCTGGGGTGCTCGGTGAGCGTTATGAATTTTTGTATACGGAGTATCCAACCCTTCGTGCCTTCTCCGAGGGAGCAAAGAAGGTGGAGCACCTCAGTGTTACGCTCCATGCCCCTGAGACTGTGTACATGCGTGATACATTCTCCGGGGCGGAGGGCTCCACGTTGTCGAGTGCTTCGTGTTTTGTGCATTACTTCTCGGAGGACGTTCGTGCGCCAGGGGTGGAGGAGTTGCGCCGTGTGCTGAAGGATGTACCGTCTGCGGTGGTACAGCAGGTAGGGGTGCGCGCTGAGCATACCTTTCAAGTTCGCGTTGCAGCTGAAACTGCCTTCCCGTCCTCCCTTTTGCCAGAGCAGGGAGGAACTGCTCTGGCACAGTCCGATGCTCCCGATCTTGTTACCCCTCAAGGTGCGGTGGAAAGCGTGGTGTACGCGGCGCTCGTGCGCGCGTATGGAGCAGATCATGTGGTCCGTTTAGCGATGGATTTTGTCGGATCTCGTTTTTCTCATCTGTTGGTGCGTCAGGCGTTGTTGTTGGTTTTGGGTGCCTTGGTGTTGATTTTTTTATATGTGGCGCTTCGTTTTCGGTGGTTCTTTGCGCTTGGAGCGATAGTCGCGCTCGTGCATGATGCGTGCATTATGGTGTCATTCATGGTGTGGTTTGGTTTGGAGTTTAACTCTGCGAGTATCGCGGCGATTCTGACGATTATCGGGTACTCGATCAACGACACGGTGGTAGTTTTTGATCGGGTGAGACAGACCATTCTCCTGGATCCTATCGCGTCAGTGACGACAGTACTTGACCGATCGCAAACAGACATGCTCACGCGCACTGTAGTGACAACGGTGACGACGCTGCTTGCAGCGCTGATGTTGTATGTGTTTACCGAGGGAGGCAGTCGGGATTTCTCACTCGCGCTAATGGTGGGGATGGTCAGCGGCGTGTACTCGACCATTTACATCGCCGGTGGCTGTATCGCCCTGATCAGCCGGGGGAAGAGCGGAGGTCAGCTGCTCGGACTCTGA
- the secD gene encoding protein translocase subunit SecD, whose translation MSKKARFGVVLVVLAACSGFLFPTLQWYFLTDAQTRQRALSSREQIKEYAVQSAERDLADLTRLARAGSDEDISARYAPLVAAARQNLSYSGRPAPSRWTAAALVSAFPVKSEQGFVLYARPLMEQTYREAVLKMKRRQAQAVKLGLDLSGGTSVVIKADLSEVTKGVPDAERAAIRSEAMALVLSTLENRINRFGLSEPVIRRQGEDRVYVEIPGLTDRDRVHSIVMGRGVLAFHLVDDDATQKLLDHYRNNPQGTFDAAHQLHDLSLVPEHTSVLGVYRKDSYGLDVRDGFLVVKKEPALEGRHIRDATVSSGRANEPLVLFDLDHEGARIFSELTTKEIGRRLAIVSDGKIRSAPAIREPITAGSGSISGFSAEEAQNLKTALRSAWLNVALEIENQQVVGASMGEESIRQGTRALVWGLCAVLLFMLVWYQEAGVNACVAQLLNLYIMFGVLSAFNLTLTLSSIAGMILTIGMAVDANVVVFERIREELALGKSRGAAVCSGFERAFWAIMDSNVTTFIAALFLSVLGTGPIKGFAYSLAIGVVSSVFTALFVSRLMFDYGTEVLHKKTVRIGWRIARV comes from the coding sequence GTGAGTAAGAAGGCTCGGTTTGGGGTCGTGCTTGTTGTTCTTGCTGCGTGCTCTGGGTTTTTGTTCCCTACACTCCAGTGGTATTTTCTGACCGACGCACAAACGCGGCAGCGTGCGCTCAGCTCGCGCGAGCAGATAAAAGAGTACGCTGTGCAGAGTGCTGAGCGTGATCTTGCGGATTTAACCCGTCTTGCGCGTGCGGGGTCGGATGAGGATATCTCAGCGCGTTATGCACCGCTTGTTGCCGCTGCGCGCCAGAATCTTTCTTATTCGGGCAGACCGGCCCCTTCTCGCTGGACCGCTGCGGCACTCGTTTCTGCATTCCCCGTAAAAAGCGAGCAGGGTTTTGTTCTTTACGCGCGACCGTTGATGGAGCAGACGTACCGGGAAGCCGTCCTGAAGATGAAAAGGAGACAGGCCCAAGCTGTCAAGCTCGGGCTTGATCTTTCCGGCGGCACTAGCGTGGTGATTAAAGCTGATTTGAGCGAAGTTACCAAGGGAGTTCCGGATGCAGAGCGCGCCGCAATACGCAGCGAAGCGATGGCGCTGGTGCTTAGTACCCTTGAGAATCGTATTAATCGCTTTGGTCTTTCTGAGCCCGTTATTCGGAGGCAAGGGGAAGATCGCGTGTATGTGGAGATTCCTGGTCTTACTGACCGTGACCGTGTTCATTCTATCGTCATGGGTCGTGGTGTCCTGGCGTTTCATCTCGTGGATGATGATGCGACTCAAAAGCTTCTCGATCACTATCGCAATAACCCGCAGGGTACCTTCGACGCTGCGCATCAGTTGCACGATCTGTCTCTGGTTCCTGAGCACACCAGTGTGCTCGGAGTATATCGCAAGGATTCCTACGGACTTGATGTGCGCGACGGGTTTCTGGTTGTTAAGAAGGAGCCTGCGCTTGAAGGAAGACATATTCGTGATGCAACGGTGAGCTCAGGTCGCGCGAACGAGCCGTTGGTGCTGTTTGACCTGGACCATGAAGGAGCGCGTATTTTTTCGGAACTTACCACTAAGGAGATAGGGCGTCGCCTTGCAATTGTCTCTGACGGTAAAATTAGGTCTGCCCCTGCTATCCGGGAGCCGATAACAGCGGGCTCAGGGAGTATCAGTGGATTCAGTGCAGAAGAGGCGCAAAATCTGAAAACCGCGCTGCGCAGCGCCTGGTTAAACGTTGCGCTTGAAATAGAAAATCAGCAGGTTGTCGGGGCGAGTATGGGGGAAGAGAGTATTCGGCAGGGTACGCGCGCGCTGGTGTGGGGGCTGTGCGCGGTGCTCTTATTTATGCTGGTGTGGTATCAAGAAGCGGGCGTAAACGCTTGTGTCGCGCAGCTTTTGAATCTGTATATCATGTTCGGTGTGCTTTCAGCGTTTAATTTGACGCTTACGCTTTCGAGTATCGCGGGGATGATTCTCACTATTGGTATGGCAGTGGATGCGAATGTCGTTGTCTTTGAGCGTATACGGGAAGAACTTGCGCTGGGCAAAAGCCGCGGGGCTGCTGTGTGTAGCGGCTTTGAGCGTGCGTTTTGGGCAATTATGGATTCAAACGTGACGACGTTTATAGCAGCGCTTTTCCTTTCGGTGCTCGGTACCGGTCCTATTAAGGGTTTCGCATACAGTTTGGCTATCGGGGTGGTGTCCTCCGTATTTACGGCATTGTTCGTTTCCCGTCTGATGTTTGACTACGGGACGGAGGTTTTACACAAAAAGACCGTGCGCATTGGATGGAGGATTGCTCGCGTATGA
- a CDS encoding PUR family DNA/RNA-binding protein, producing MGIRGELFTTEVQAENRTYFFNVKENRVGDVFLQVVESKNVDGAGFDRHAVVVFEEEMQKFLQGFNRSLDFLEKNKKERLHLRQARSLHTRGERKTIVRKK from the coding sequence ATGGGGATACGCGGTGAGCTGTTTACTACAGAGGTGCAAGCGGAAAATCGGACCTACTTTTTCAATGTGAAGGAAAATAGGGTCGGAGATGTATTTCTGCAGGTAGTAGAAAGCAAAAACGTCGACGGTGCCGGGTTTGACCGGCACGCGGTTGTGGTGTTTGAAGAAGAGATGCAGAAATTTCTGCAAGGTTTTAACAGGTCACTTGACTTTCTGGAAAAGAACAAAAAAGAACGGCTCCACCTTAGGCAAGCGCGCAGCCTGCACACCCGCGGGGAAAGAAAAACGATTGTAAGGAAGAAATAG